In Porites lutea chromosome 7, jaPorLute2.1, whole genome shotgun sequence, a single window of DNA contains:
- the LOC140944778 gene encoding uncharacterized protein has protein sequence MFDNSAFVTLVLVLCLAALPFCEGSNGSRNEYEILTNLCIALLILFIAWLTVLLLIFLYCWRYLLRSRPNRNAVSLETHLGAEMEEWGSTQRTLMNLSHKEPITEKHDRSTQTEHLLIESLATPERPAKRLPPIQQRISTDH, from the exons ATGTTTGATAATTCTGCATTCGTTACGCTGGTTTTAGTCTTGTGTCTGGCCGCTTTACCATTTTGTGAAG GATCAAACGGTTCAAGAAATGAATACGagatactcacaaacctgtgtATAGCCCTGTTAATCCTGTTTATCGCTTGGCTTACTGTTCTCTTACTTATCTTCTTATACTGCTGGCGTTATCTGCTCAGGAGTCGTCCAAACAG AAACGCAGTAAGCCTTGAAACACATTTGGGTGCAGAGATGGAGGAATGGGGCTCCACACAGAGAACACTTATGAACCTGTCGCACAAGGAACCAATTACGGAGAAGCACGATAGGTCCACACAAACAGAGCACCTATTGATTGAGTCCCTAGCGACACCAGAACGACCAGCAAAGCGCCTCCCTCCCATTCAACAGAGAATCTCGACTGACCATTGA
- the LOC140943120 gene encoding G patch domain-containing protein 11-like isoform X1, translating to MADEDEEDYMSDKFLLGEAQNAPGLVPDKIAKKYKKESKHNELNERNKIKPMRIRESEHREQGLASALDSSNKGFAMLQKMGFKHGMGLGKDGTGRAEPIPLSIKADRGGLGHDMLLKRQREVKEVLKHEVAKKRMKIEENQRHSFRQHMSGKFAERQTASDLYKSQKACEQLDRSKDLPCVVKWFWPETKPDNEESEEEKEKDGTEDADDDDEEEDEPEPAEKLVHLTMYLRRTHQYCIWCGTKFDDDQDIADNCPGDTAQDHE from the exons ATGGCGGACGAAGATGAAGAAGACTACATGTCGGATAAATTTCTGCTTGGCGAAGCGCAAAATGCCCCAGGATTAGTTCCAGATAAGATagcaaaaaagtacaaaaaagagtCAAAACATAACGAGTTAAATGAACGCAACAAAATCAAACCAATGCGAATACGTGAGTCTGAACACAGAGAACAAGGTCTTGCGAGTGCTTTGGACAGCAGCAACAAGGGATTTGCTATGCTGCAGAAAATGGGCTTTAAACATGGAATGGGTCTGGGAAAAGACG GGACTGGCAGAGCAGAACCAATACCATTGTCTATAAAGGCAG ATCGTGGAGGCCTTGGTCATGATATGCTCTTAAAGAGACAGAGAGAAGTGAAAGAAGTGTTGAAACATGAAGTTGCAAAGAAAAGAATGAAGATCGAGGAGAATCAGAGACACAGTTTCAGGCAACACATGAGTGGAAAGTTTGCAGAGAGACAAACAGCAAGTGACTTGTACAAGAGTCAGAAAGCATGTGAACAATTGGATAGATCAAAG GACTTGCCATGTGTTGTAAAGTGGTTTTGGCCCGAGACAAAACCTGATAATGAGGAGAGTGAAGAGGAGAAGGAAAAAGATGGTACGGAGGAtgcagatgatgatgatgaggaggaggacgAACCAGAG CCAGCAGAAAAGCTTGTCCACCTCACTATGTACCTCAGACGAACTCATCAGTACTGTATATGGTGTGGCACCAAATTTGACG ATGATCAAGACATAGCAGACAACTGTCCGGGAGACACCGCACAGGATCATGAATAA
- the LOC140943120 gene encoding G patch domain-containing protein 11-like isoform X2, with translation MADEDEEDYMSDKFLLGEAQNAPGLVPDKIAKKYKKESKHNELNERNKIKPMRIRESEHREQGLASALDSSNKGFAMLQKMGFKHGMGLGKDGTGRAEPIPLSIKADRGGLGHDMLLKRQREVKEVLKHEVAKKRMKIEENQRHSFRQHMSGKFAERQTASDLYKSQKACEQLDRSKDLPCVVKWFWPETKPDNEESEEEKEKDGTEDADDDDEEEDEPEQKSLSTSLCTSDELISTVYGVAPNLTMIKT, from the exons ATGGCGGACGAAGATGAAGAAGACTACATGTCGGATAAATTTCTGCTTGGCGAAGCGCAAAATGCCCCAGGATTAGTTCCAGATAAGATagcaaaaaagtacaaaaaagagtCAAAACATAACGAGTTAAATGAACGCAACAAAATCAAACCAATGCGAATACGTGAGTCTGAACACAGAGAACAAGGTCTTGCGAGTGCTTTGGACAGCAGCAACAAGGGATTTGCTATGCTGCAGAAAATGGGCTTTAAACATGGAATGGGTCTGGGAAAAGACG GGACTGGCAGAGCAGAACCAATACCATTGTCTATAAAGGCAG ATCGTGGAGGCCTTGGTCATGATATGCTCTTAAAGAGACAGAGAGAAGTGAAAGAAGTGTTGAAACATGAAGTTGCAAAGAAAAGAATGAAGATCGAGGAGAATCAGAGACACAGTTTCAGGCAACACATGAGTGGAAAGTTTGCAGAGAGACAAACAGCAAGTGACTTGTACAAGAGTCAGAAAGCATGTGAACAATTGGATAGATCAAAG GACTTGCCATGTGTTGTAAAGTGGTTTTGGCCCGAGACAAAACCTGATAATGAGGAGAGTGAAGAGGAGAAGGAAAAAGATGGTACGGAGGAtgcagatgatgatgatgaggaggaggacgAACCAGAG CAGAAAAGCTTGTCCACCTCACTATGTACCTCAGACGAACTCATCAGTACTGTATATGGTGTGGCACCAAATTTGACG ATGATCAAGACATAG
- the LOC140942825 gene encoding uncharacterized protein isoform X1, with amino-acid sequence MAPEVKSKAKRTSGQTMRLRKKRWFPSGIKADSKYVVPSLPPETSPSMHLTNGRASADRESFIPPNTTENGMVEAFEDPWVKREDIDYDKRGRGYVRRADARQFYSEQENQELLSYTKDHSFDEPAVGYKSYKRRFYIVLLFSLISFSQYCAWNTFGPIATTAKMVFGWTNTQVAILASMDPITYLCSMLFFSWMMDEKGLRLSVLVSCVFMFLGTGLRCVTSNSSFAIWSMGAGQLLNGLAGPVTQAAPTLVSATWFPPEQRTTSTAVAALCGSLGVAMSFVIGPLVVKDIKFELDTITPNRGNLSSNVSDTLDLYLDGTLPYSDSIYRDAAHYWPLDNLNITIKDVSLSKSDKTSASNISGEYWGVKVTKGLRDFKSNREGLIFNECVTTQGVVNQSIETDGKGAWVNFGSFVNTCVSEPSLCPLGFTFALWIKYAILDNNGLQYFIGTSGTKEGLKGFLIYQDFPYDKEDHLAIKVENGTMLWKRSFPVPRDSWTHVTFTWDERDGLVIYSNGSRAGADQKGKKTKPQEVYNTSFTFGRPNNELIFSKAAYDEIAVWNRKLHPKEVEAVYKRTAGLGQGPDLEKEKERLISEGKQEIMTLLYAEFGIVTFLLLLVVVYFPNKPPLPPSKSAKRKREDFFAGARQIFKNKQFWTLGLVYGVTTGVYSGWGASLAVNLETFSIRQNEAGWIGFYGTLAGIGAGLLLARCADLFGGKMKVLLLVLFFGASGCFLWFSLLCLRMIDYVEASLYKSSILGGFFVSGTIPLFYELTVESTYPIAEGITTGLLTLINNSFTVIFLIILMVPGVGTVWMNWCMFGACAGCIPVLLGFHENYRRLSIDKEDSSKEVKAQETDKISKKLKSPIGSLLSFTHVDELVHKLKKAKESNI; translated from the exons ATGGCCCCTGAAGTAAAATCCAAAGCAAAGCGGACTTCGGGTCAAACGATGCGTTTGAGGAAAAAGCGCTGGTTTCCATCAGGAATAAAGGCTGACAGTAAATATGTTG TTCCCTCGTTACCACCAGAGACTAGTCCCAGCATGCACCTTACTAACGGGAGAGCTTCCGCTGACCGCGAGTCATTCATACCGCCCAACACCACGGAGAATGGAATGGTTGAAGCCTTTGAAGATCCCTGGGTAAAAAGGGAAGATATCGATTATGACAAGCGCGGACGTGGATATGTCAGGCGTGCAG aTGCCCGACAATTCTACTCTGAACAAGAAAACCAAGAACTACTCTCCTATACCAAAGATCACAGTTTTGATGAACCCGCAGTGGGGTACAAAAGCTACAAGCGGCGTTTCTATATTGTGCTGCTGTTTTCACTGATCAGTTTCAGTCAATACTGCGCATGGAATACTTTTGGACCCATTGCTACAACGGCTAAAATGGTGTTCGGCTGGACTAACACTCAGGTCGCGATCCTTGCCAGTATGGATCCCATCACGTATTTGTGTTCGATGCTTTTCTTCTCCTGGATGATGGATGAGAAAG GACTGAGATTGAGCGTTCTTGTTTCCTGTGTATTCATGTTTCTTGGAACTGGACTCAGATGTGTGACGTCAAATTCATCATTTGCCATCTG GTCCATGGGAGCAGGTCAGCTGTTGAATGGTTTGGCGGGTCCTGTAACCCAAGCTGCGCCCACGTTGGTCTCAGCAACTTGGTTTCCACCTGAACAGCGGACAACCTCCACAGCTGTAGCGGCTCTGTGCGGTTCACTAGGTGTAGCTATGTCGTTTGTAATTGGTCCGTTGGTTGTAAAGGATATCAAATTTGAATTGGATACAATCACGCCCAACAGGGGAAACCTCTCTTCTAATGTCAG tgACACTCTAGACTTGTACCTCGACGGAACTCTTCCATATTCAG ATTCCATTTACAGAGATGCAGCCCATTACTGGCCTTTAGACAATCTGAACATCACTATAAAAGATGTTTCGCTGAGTAAGAGTGACAAAACGTCGGCAAGTAATATATCAGGGGAATATTGGGGTGTTAAAGTCACCAAAGGACTAAGAGATTTCAAGTCAAACAGGGAAGGGCTTATATTCAATGAGTGCGTGACGACACAAGGTGTAGTCAATCAAAGCATAGAAACCGACGGCAAAGGAGCGTGGGTAAATTTTGGTAGCTTTGTCAACACATGTGTGAGTGAGCCTTCGCTTTGCCCGTTGGGATTTACATTCGCTCTGTGGATCAAATATGCAATACTGGACAACAACGGGCTGCAGTATTTTATAGGGACTAGCGGTACAAAAGAAGGCCTTAAGGGGTTCTTGATTTATCAAGACTTTCCTTACGATAAAGAGGACCACTTAGCTATTAAAGTAGAGAACGGCACAATGCTGTGGAAACGAAGCTTTCCTGTGCCGCGTGACAGTTGGACGCACGTGACGTTCACGTGGGATGAACGTGATGGTCTCGTGATATACTCAAATGGATCCAGGGCGGGGGCGGaccaaaagggtaaaaaaacaaaaccccaGGAAGTGTATAATACGTCTTTTACGTTCGGAAGACCCAACAATGAGCTGATATTCTCTAAAGCTGCGTACGATGAGATAGCAGTGTGGAATagaaaacttcatcccaaagaAGTTGAAGCGGTGTATAAGCGGACTGCGGGATTAGGACAAGGGCCTGATTTAGAAAAAG aaaaagaaagacttaTCAGTGAAGGCAAACAGGAGATAATGACTTTACTTTATGCTG aATTCGGTATCGTAACCTTCCTGCTCTTGTTAGTTGTGGTGTATTTTCCAAACAAGCCTCCGTTACCTCCAAGTAAATCAGCAAAGAGGAAAAGAGAGGACTTCTTCGCTGGCGCTAGACAAATATTCAA GAATAAACAATTTTGGACTCTTGGTTTAGTATACGGTGTTACGACTG GTGTTTACAGTGGTTGGGGCGCGTCTTTAGCAGTCAATTTAGAGACATTTTCAATCCGTCAG AATGAAGCAGGCTGGATCGGTTTCTATGGAACATTAGCCGGCATTGGAGCTGGTTTGCTTCTGGCGAGATGTGCTGATCtgtttggcgggaaaatgaagGTTCTTCTGCTCGTGTTGTTCTTTGGAGCCTCTGGATGCTTTTTGTGGTTCTCCCTTCTCTGCCTCAGGATGATAGATTATGTTGAAG CTTCTTTGTACAAGTCGAGTATATTAGGCGGCTTTTTCGTGAGTGGTACCATTCCTTTGTTCTATGAGTTGACTGTGGAATCTACATACCCTATAGCTGAAGGAATTACTACAGGACTGTTAACCCTTATTAACAACTCATTCACTGTTATCTTCTTGATCATCTTAATGGTCCCAGGAGTCG gcACTGTATGGATGAACTGGTGTATGTTTGGCGCATGCGCAGGCTGTATTCCAGTACTGCTGGGGTTTCACGAGAACTACCGAAGGCTCAGCATAGACAAAGAAGATTCATCGAAGGAAGTGAAAGCACAAGAAACCGATAAGATCTCCAAGAAGCTAAAATCTCCCATTGGCTCACTTCTTTCTTTTACACACGTCGATGAACTAGTCCACAAGCTAAAGAAGGCAAAGGAAtcaaatatttaa
- the LOC140942825 gene encoding solute carrier family 49 member 4-like isoform X2, giving the protein MHLTNGRASADRESFIPPNTTENGMVEAFEDPWVKREDIDYDKRGRGYVRRADARQFYSEQENQELLSYTKDHSFDEPAVGYKSYKRRFYIVLLFSLISFSQYCAWNTFGPIATTAKMVFGWTNTQVAILASMDPITYLCSMLFFSWMMDEKGLRLSVLVSCVFMFLGTGLRCVTSNSSFAIWSMGAGQLLNGLAGPVTQAAPTLVSATWFPPEQRTTSTAVAALCGSLGVAMSFVIGPLVVKDIKFELDTITPNRGNLSSNVSDTLDLYLDGTLPYSDSIYRDAAHYWPLDNLNITIKDVSLSKSDKTSASNISGEYWGVKVTKGLRDFKSNREGLIFNECVTTQGVVNQSIETDGKGAWVNFGSFVNTCVSEPSLCPLGFTFALWIKYAILDNNGLQYFIGTSGTKEGLKGFLIYQDFPYDKEDHLAIKVENGTMLWKRSFPVPRDSWTHVTFTWDERDGLVIYSNGSRAGADQKGKKTKPQEVYNTSFTFGRPNNELIFSKAAYDEIAVWNRKLHPKEVEAVYKRTAGLGQGPDLEKEKERLISEGKQEIMTLLYAEFGIVTFLLLLVVVYFPNKPPLPPSKSAKRKREDFFAGARQIFKNKQFWTLGLVYGVTTGVYSGWGASLAVNLETFSIRQNEAGWIGFYGTLAGIGAGLLLARCADLFGGKMKVLLLVLFFGASGCFLWFSLLCLRMIDYVEASLYKSSILGGFFVSGTIPLFYELTVESTYPIAEGITTGLLTLINNSFTVIFLIILMVPGVGTVWMNWCMFGACAGCIPVLLGFHENYRRLSIDKEDSSKEVKAQETDKISKKLKSPIGSLLSFTHVDELVHKLKKAKESNI; this is encoded by the exons ATGCACCTTACTAACGGGAGAGCTTCCGCTGACCGCGAGTCATTCATACCGCCCAACACCACGGAGAATGGAATGGTTGAAGCCTTTGAAGATCCCTGGGTAAAAAGGGAAGATATCGATTATGACAAGCGCGGACGTGGATATGTCAGGCGTGCAG aTGCCCGACAATTCTACTCTGAACAAGAAAACCAAGAACTACTCTCCTATACCAAAGATCACAGTTTTGATGAACCCGCAGTGGGGTACAAAAGCTACAAGCGGCGTTTCTATATTGTGCTGCTGTTTTCACTGATCAGTTTCAGTCAATACTGCGCATGGAATACTTTTGGACCCATTGCTACAACGGCTAAAATGGTGTTCGGCTGGACTAACACTCAGGTCGCGATCCTTGCCAGTATGGATCCCATCACGTATTTGTGTTCGATGCTTTTCTTCTCCTGGATGATGGATGAGAAAG GACTGAGATTGAGCGTTCTTGTTTCCTGTGTATTCATGTTTCTTGGAACTGGACTCAGATGTGTGACGTCAAATTCATCATTTGCCATCTG GTCCATGGGAGCAGGTCAGCTGTTGAATGGTTTGGCGGGTCCTGTAACCCAAGCTGCGCCCACGTTGGTCTCAGCAACTTGGTTTCCACCTGAACAGCGGACAACCTCCACAGCTGTAGCGGCTCTGTGCGGTTCACTAGGTGTAGCTATGTCGTTTGTAATTGGTCCGTTGGTTGTAAAGGATATCAAATTTGAATTGGATACAATCACGCCCAACAGGGGAAACCTCTCTTCTAATGTCAG tgACACTCTAGACTTGTACCTCGACGGAACTCTTCCATATTCAG ATTCCATTTACAGAGATGCAGCCCATTACTGGCCTTTAGACAATCTGAACATCACTATAAAAGATGTTTCGCTGAGTAAGAGTGACAAAACGTCGGCAAGTAATATATCAGGGGAATATTGGGGTGTTAAAGTCACCAAAGGACTAAGAGATTTCAAGTCAAACAGGGAAGGGCTTATATTCAATGAGTGCGTGACGACACAAGGTGTAGTCAATCAAAGCATAGAAACCGACGGCAAAGGAGCGTGGGTAAATTTTGGTAGCTTTGTCAACACATGTGTGAGTGAGCCTTCGCTTTGCCCGTTGGGATTTACATTCGCTCTGTGGATCAAATATGCAATACTGGACAACAACGGGCTGCAGTATTTTATAGGGACTAGCGGTACAAAAGAAGGCCTTAAGGGGTTCTTGATTTATCAAGACTTTCCTTACGATAAAGAGGACCACTTAGCTATTAAAGTAGAGAACGGCACAATGCTGTGGAAACGAAGCTTTCCTGTGCCGCGTGACAGTTGGACGCACGTGACGTTCACGTGGGATGAACGTGATGGTCTCGTGATATACTCAAATGGATCCAGGGCGGGGGCGGaccaaaagggtaaaaaaacaaaaccccaGGAAGTGTATAATACGTCTTTTACGTTCGGAAGACCCAACAATGAGCTGATATTCTCTAAAGCTGCGTACGATGAGATAGCAGTGTGGAATagaaaacttcatcccaaagaAGTTGAAGCGGTGTATAAGCGGACTGCGGGATTAGGACAAGGGCCTGATTTAGAAAAAG aaaaagaaagacttaTCAGTGAAGGCAAACAGGAGATAATGACTTTACTTTATGCTG aATTCGGTATCGTAACCTTCCTGCTCTTGTTAGTTGTGGTGTATTTTCCAAACAAGCCTCCGTTACCTCCAAGTAAATCAGCAAAGAGGAAAAGAGAGGACTTCTTCGCTGGCGCTAGACAAATATTCAA GAATAAACAATTTTGGACTCTTGGTTTAGTATACGGTGTTACGACTG GTGTTTACAGTGGTTGGGGCGCGTCTTTAGCAGTCAATTTAGAGACATTTTCAATCCGTCAG AATGAAGCAGGCTGGATCGGTTTCTATGGAACATTAGCCGGCATTGGAGCTGGTTTGCTTCTGGCGAGATGTGCTGATCtgtttggcgggaaaatgaagGTTCTTCTGCTCGTGTTGTTCTTTGGAGCCTCTGGATGCTTTTTGTGGTTCTCCCTTCTCTGCCTCAGGATGATAGATTATGTTGAAG CTTCTTTGTACAAGTCGAGTATATTAGGCGGCTTTTTCGTGAGTGGTACCATTCCTTTGTTCTATGAGTTGACTGTGGAATCTACATACCCTATAGCTGAAGGAATTACTACAGGACTGTTAACCCTTATTAACAACTCATTCACTGTTATCTTCTTGATCATCTTAATGGTCCCAGGAGTCG gcACTGTATGGATGAACTGGTGTATGTTTGGCGCATGCGCAGGCTGTATTCCAGTACTGCTGGGGTTTCACGAGAACTACCGAAGGCTCAGCATAGACAAAGAAGATTCATCGAAGGAAGTGAAAGCACAAGAAACCGATAAGATCTCCAAGAAGCTAAAATCTCCCATTGGCTCACTTCTTTCTTTTACACACGTCGATGAACTAGTCCACAAGCTAAAGAAGGCAAAGGAAtcaaatatttaa
- the LOC140943193 gene encoding kelch-like protein 11 — translation MDSLLEPVIEADKETFCLQIMKRLDCLRRNEHLCDVTLEVGSGDGLARLKAHRNVLCAASLFFYNALNTEMKEKKEGVIRLKDTSKALMEEVLEYLYTGHADVNDKNAYELMAVADYILIPSLKYVCSKYIQQTLSISSCLMAYYYSVKYQCAELKQEARSFILANFMAVTETEDFLNLSLDQVEEWISSDDIVVKGEEEVFKAILKWTQKNARRKRSFSHLFCHVRCVYISPNFLFTVVLQHEFVKNEKKCMDMVLSALKESTDGTEACFLKQPPRSCLRTYEDVIFGCGGVDGSKLVCYLPSENKWYKLRCQKGSRNGFALTTSVCQSKLYVVGGNTSGSAAARYDPIINKWSSIKSFRQEITHPAAVTFRGFLYLIGGVDNNKGTLSTVLRYNPDTDLWQEDAPLCGPRSRACAVSDENYIYAIGGMSSSEAYNSVEKFDPETNSWNLIASMQGKRRNPCGVSVHNRIFVFGGVEGSGGSPCEVYDKEENVWTVLANALVPRFPASAVCFKEQIFVFGGFGSRQSWHQDMILQVYDVDRNEWKPCGNASLGNYMYKLSAGRVLRDVLKSCAVI, via the coding sequence ATGGATTCTCTTCTTGAACCAGTAATTGAGGCTGACAAGGAAACCTTTTGTTTGCAAATAATGAAACGCCTGGATTGCCTGCGAAGAAACGAGCATTTGTGTGATGTGACTCTAGAAGTTGGATCCGGCGATGGTCTAGCTCGCTTGAAAGCTCACAGAAACGTGCTGTGTGCTGCCAGCCTGTTCTTTTACAATGCCCTCAACacggaaatgaaagaaaaaaaagaaggagtCATTCGACTGAAAGATACAAGCAAAGCTTTGATGGAAGAAGTGCTGGAGTATTTGTACACAGGACATGCTGATGTCAATGACAAGAATGCGTATGAGTTGATGGCTGTTGCAGATTATATTCTTATTCCAAGCCTGAAATATGTCTGCAGTAAGTACATCCAACAAACTTTGAGTATTTCATCCTGTTTGATGGCTTATTATTACAGTGTAAAGTATCAATGTGCTGAATTAAAACAAGAAGCCAGGAGCTTTATACTTGCTAATTTTATGGCTGTTACAGAAACAGAAGACTTTCTCAATTTGAGTCTTGATCAAGTTGAGGAATGGATTTCAAGTGATGACATAGTGGTCAAAGGTGAAGAAGAAGTTTTTAAGGCCATCTTGAAGTGGACTCAGAAAAACGCTCGCAGAAAACGAAGCTTTAGTCACCTTTTTTGCCATGTGCGTTGTGTGTATATCTCACCCAATTTCCTTTTCACGGTTGTTTTGCAACACGAGTTTGTGAAAAACGAGAAGAAGTGTATGGATATGGTTCTAAGTGCCCTGAAAGAGTCTACGGATGGAACAGAAGCATGCTTTTTGAAGCAACCACCAAGAAGTTGCCTGAGAACCTATGAGGATGTCATATTTGGTTGCGGAGGTGTAGATGGAAGCAAGTTGGTTTGTTACCTTCCATCGGAGAACAAGTGGTACAAGTTGCGATGCCAGAAAGGTTCTCGAAACGGATTTGCTCTTACCACAAGTGTTTGCCAGAGTAAATTATATGTTGTGGGTGGAAATACAAGTGGTTCGGCAGCTGCAAGGTATGATCCAATCATCAACAAATGGTCATCCATCAAGTCTTTTAGGCAGGAAATCACTCATCCTGCTGCTGTTACATTCCGTGGATTTCTGTATCTGATTGGTGGGGTAGATAACAATAAGGGAACTTTGAGTACAGTGCTACGATACAACCCTGATACAGACCTATGGCAAGAAGATGCCCCTCTCTGTGGTCCAAGATCCAGAGCATGTGCAGTATCTGATGAAAACTACATCTATGCAATTGGAGGGATGAGTTCATCTGAGGCTTATAACTCAGTTGAGAAGTTTGATCCTGAAACTAATTCATGGAATCTAATTGCATCAATGCagggaaaaagaagaaacccCTGTGGTGTTAGTGTACACAACAGAATTTTTGTCTTTGGTGGAGTTGAGGGATCTGGTGGAAGCCCATGTGAAGTGtatgataaagaagaaaatgtttGGACTGTGCTTGCAAATGCTTTAGTACCAAGGTTCCCAGCAAGTGCTGTGTGTTTTAAGGAACAAATTTTTGTGTTTGGTGGATTTGGATCCAGACAGAGTTGGCACCAAGATATGATATTACAAGTCTATGATGTTGATAGAAATGAGTGGAAGCCCTGTGGTAATGCCTCACTTGGAAATTATATGTACAAACTTTCTGCTGGAAGGGTTTTAAGAGATGTTTTGAAGTCTTGTGCAGTGATTTAA